One window of Bos indicus isolate NIAB-ARS_2022 breed Sahiwal x Tharparkar chromosome 18, NIAB-ARS_B.indTharparkar_mat_pri_1.0, whole genome shotgun sequence genomic DNA carries:
- the AGRP gene encoding agouti-related protein, translated as MEWSATPGARIQQAEAMLTAVLLSCALLLAMPSMQGAQMGPAPLEGIGRPEEALFLELQGLSLQPSLKRITEEQAEESLLQEAEAKALAEVLDPEGRKPRSPRRCVRLHESCLGHQVPCCDPCATCYCRFFNAFCYCRKLGTTTNPCSRT; from the exons ATGGAATGGTCAGCAACTCCTGGGGCGAGGATCCAGCAAGCAGAG GCCATGCTGACCGCAGTACTGCTGAGCTGTGCCCTGCTGCTGGCAATGCCCTCCATGCAGGGGGCCCAAATGGGCCCTGCTCCCCTGGAGGGCATCGGAAGGCCTGAGGAAGCCTTATTCCTAGAGCTCCAAG GCCTAAGCCTGCAACCGTCGCTGAAGAGGATAACGGAGGAACAGGCCGAAGAGTCGCTGCTGCAGGAGGCAGAGGCAAAGGCCTTAGCAGAG GTGCTAGATCCGGAAGGACGCAAGCCACGCTCCCCACGTCGCTGCGTAAGGCTGCATGAATCCTGTCTGGGACACCAGGTACCCTGCTGTGACCCGTGCGCCACGTGCTATTGCCGTTTCTTCAACGCCTTCTGCTACTGCCGCAAGCTGGGTACCACCACGAACCCCTGCAGCCGCACCTAG